In bacterium, the genomic window TCTGCGGAGAGTCCCACTGACGCGGACCGACGAACTTCAGCGCGAATGAACCATCAGAATCGAAGTCAGGGACGAGCATAATCTTCCCCTCCCTATCCAGCACGAATGTTTCAGGATAACCGGCGAGTCTGTAGCGCTGCTTTGACCTTCCGCTACGGTCATGAAGGAAAGGGAATGTCACAAGATTGCGGTCCCTGAATTTACGAAGGGCCGAGTCGTCATCCTCCACCCCGATAGCCACGACCTGAACCCGGTCTCCTAATTTACTCTGCAGCTGTAATAGTGATGGCATTTCGTCTTCGCACGGCTTACACCAAGAAGCAAGAAAATTCAGTACCACTATCTTGCCCCTAAATTTTTCTAGAGTAACAGCCTCGCCATCAAGCGTATTGAGCTCAAGGTGCGGAGCATAACTGCCAGGAGCCAGAGAAGTATCCTTTAGAGAATTACATCCAAGAACGAGAACGAATGATGCAAAAAGCAGGGAGAAGCGGAGAACAAGAACTGGAATCGCTGCTGACCTACAACCGCTAGGCAGAACGCCATAATATCGCGGCGTACGGACTACCGACTCCTTACCCAGAATGCTAGGAACTCTAAAAGACTTCAGCGCACGCACCAGTAGTTACGACCACTTTTACTGATTATTCTTTGCTTTCTGCTCTTCGCGCTTTTTCAAGAAGTTTCCAAATTTACGCTGGAACTGATCCACACGTCCTTCGCTGTCGAGCACTCGGGCTTTTCCGGTATAAAACGGATGACAGTTTGAACACACGCCGATGTTGATCTTTTCAGCCACAGAGCCAATAACAAACTCATTACCACATCCACCGCACTCAACAGTGGTATCGCTATACTCTGGATGTATCTCTGCTTTCATTATGAAGCTCCCGAACAAACTTTTAACTCGTAAACTCTCTTCTGGCTCTACCATTCTCATGAGGCCGTTCCAGTCCTGCCGAAGAGTCTCAACACCCTGTCAGCCAGCCTAAATTTTCATCCGCACGCCTTCTCTTCAAAGCTCAACTTTTCCGAGAAACCCATAGAATCCAGAGCGTTGCAGAGTAAGGCACTCAGGCATCCCAGTCAAGAGCAGCCCTCGGTTACCCGAAAAATGTGCCGCATCTTCAATTGCCCTAATCTTCAATTCCATTGAGCAAAGTACGCAACTCTTCCGGTAGGGGTCTGCGCCGCCGAGTAGCCCCAGACATGGCGACGAGCTCAAAGGATGCTCGAACTGCTAATCTTTTCGGGAACTTAAATATCTCCTGTTCTACAGAGAACCCGCTCTCTCCCTGAAATGCGAGGAGCTTCACCCTACATCTCAGGGAACCTGCCTTAATTTCTCTGAAGAACTGAATTTCAGACTTCGCTAATACGAGAAAGCAGTCTTTTTCTAATAATTCCTCCTGAGGCAGTCCGAGATCTGCCAAAAACTGGACTCGAGCTTGCTCTAAAACTCGCAAGACATCAGCGTGATGGAGATGTTGATACTGTGCTTCCAGCATCTCTGGGTGAATCTCATATTGCATTTCGAATCGACGGCTCATGGGTCTATCGTGGCATGCCTGAGAGCTCCTGTATAGGAGTAAGCCGCAACTCTCTCACTCTCGAATCTCACCATAAAGAGGCGCGTTGTCAGTCCGAGTTTCTCATCGCACACAAAACAAACAAGTAGTCACCGATTACGAAAAACAGTACTATGTGGACCACACTGTCTTGGGCGCATAACTATGACAAATGAATCCGTTATATCGAAAGAAGTTCGAGCGAGAATACGCCGTGTTCAGCGCGCCATGCGCAAGCATCACAAAAATTCTGCGCTTATTGTTTCAAGTGGGATTCCGAAGCAGCGATCTCGCGACCTTGTCTATTCATTCAGTCAAGAGGAAAACTTTTTCTATTTAACGTGCTCTCAAATTACTGACTCTAGCTTGATCGTTTTTAGTGATGAGAGAAAGTCTCTTTTGATCACTCCTGAAATTTCAAAAGAAAAGATTCTTTGGGATGGAAAAGGTGAAGCTCCTGAACGAATCGCAAGGAGAACTGGCGCTAGACTTGTATTCAGTCAATCAACCCTCAGTGAAGTAAGAAAAGCTCTTCATTCTCAAGTTGACTGGCTCTTTTATCCCAATGAAATGGGTCAGGATGGATATTCCATGGCCCGAGAACTCCTCGCCACCCCCTCACACCATCGAAAGAGCGCTCCAATTGTGCTCGCGCATCTGGATACCATTCTCGAACCACTTCGATTGCAAAAAAGCGCTTTCGAAATCTCAAGAACGAAGAGTGCGGTACAAACCGCATGGGAGGGGCTAAAAGCCGTTCGCTCACTGATAAAGCCGGGGGCTTCCGAAGAGTCAATCGCTCTATCCCTACGCCATGCAATCGAACGTCAAAACTCAGCAGAAAGTTTCCCATCAATTGTCGCCTCTGGCCCCAATGCCGCTGTTTTGCACCACTCACCAAGCTCAAGAACGTTAAGAGATGGAGAGTACCTCACCATAGATTTTGGAGCCATCGCCGATGGGTATGCATCCGACGTTACCAGAGTATTTTCCATTGGCGACAAACTCCCGCCGACCCCGCATCGAGAAGCGCTTCAATTACTCACTGAGACACAGCAACAGATGGTTTCCCGAATTCGTCCCGGGCGTGTCTGGAAGGATCTTCAGGATGAAACAGAGGAACTCCTCTTGAAGGGACTGCTTGATATCGGATTGCTGAAAGGGTCTCTACCAAAACTCAGAAAAGCCAGGGCTATAAGAAAGTTTTTCCCGCACTCCCTCGGCCACTCGTTAGGACTTGCCGTACATGATGTTGGTGCGCTCCGTTCTACGGGAGATGCGAAGCTTTTACCCGGCATGATTGTAACCGTCGAGCCAGGAATTTATTTACAACAGGGCACAAAGAAAGTTCCGGCTTTTGGAATGCGCATCGAGGATGACATTCTAGTTACCAAAAAGGGAGCAACAAACTTAACACGAATGATTCCAAAAGAGTAAGCGAAGAAGAGCGAGATGCCCCCTATTGGCTTTTCTATTACCTCTCATAACGGGCTCTCTCTACTTGAGGCTCAAATTTTTCCTTCGCTTGCTTGCCTCTTTCCCTAAAAAAAAGGAACACTCTTACACTCATGAAAATTGAGGGGCGTTCAAATCGCTACGAATTGAGTTCATGAAGGAAATGAGGTGAAAAGAACACCAATATGACTCAGGCAGCCGAAGACAAAGCACCGATTACATGGAAGGTATTCGTCCTTCTCTCAATAATCTTTCCGATGTTCCTCTTACTTCTTTGCGAGGGAGTATTCCGTCTGCTGCTCTTTGCCGGCGCTTTCCAATACGAGAACAAGAACTCAGTACAGTTAGAGATGCCTTCCTGGATGGTGCCTGGCACTACAAAACCAAAGACGTTTTCCAAACAAGAAATCGAATGGATGGCGAATTTTCAGAGCGGCAATGGATTCAGGGTTCACCTCGTTCCCTCTCAAACCTTCTCATTCGTGGATACGTTCTCGTGGAAGGAAGGAGCAAAGCCTCGATTTACGGTCAAAAGTAATAACCACGGCTTTCGTGGGGACGATTTTTCACTCAAAAAACAAGCTGATAGTATCCGAATCGTTGCTTTTGGAGATTCTAGTACCTTTGGTTGGGGCGTGAGTGACGATGAAACCTACCTCGCTCGCCTTTTAGCGGAGATCCGGAAACATTATCCGCAACACGACTTTGAGCTCATCAACTTTGCAATGCCAGGGGACTCGTCCGAGTTTGGCAAGCTAATCTTCGATACGTATATTGACCAGCTATCTCCAGATATAGCTATTTTTGGATTCGGAGCAAACGACGCCAGGCTTGCTACGCTACCTCATCGAAAAGCAGTGAGCTTTTTTCAAAAACAGGGCGCCCTTCAGCGAGTTCGTTCAATGTTATTGCGAAACTCACGGCTCATACAGGCAATATCAACTTTCCTCAGCACACTGTCTGAGAACTCAGAAGGTTCAGTGTCATTACCGGGAGAAAAAGGACCTGCAGTTTCAATCAAAGAGTATCGTGAAAATCTGAGGTACTTTCACCGAAGAAGCGCTCAAGCAGGAGCGAGTGCTATTTTCTTTGTCGCTGCGTGTACGCCGCCCTCATACCAGAAGGCTATGCGTAAGGTAGCTGAGAAACAAGGAGCTATGTACATTCCTGCCCAAGTTCTTCTACGACAATCAATACCAGAGATACAGGCTGGTAGAGTACAGCATCCACAATTAGAAACGATCCAAAGAGACTACGGTCCGCTTCTTGGACGTCATCCCGTGCTCCATGTAACAAGTGATGCGTGCCATCCAAATGCACTTGGTCATGAAATTATCGAACGAAACCTTGCCAGCTCGGCTATCAGTAAAATTGCTCTCATGAGTCGGGCCAAATACTAGACATCTTTTAATCATTCCAGCGCGCGGAAGCCCCATAGTCGTGCGTTGTAGGAACAATGCTGCTGAGCTCGCCACGTATTGCTGTTATCAATGAATCTAGCCCCTTTCCTGTACGCGCTGATATGGAAATAGCACCCGCATCTTCACCCAGCAGCACACCTTGTCCACTCGACACAACATCGCATTTATTCCGAACAAGGAGTCGAGGAACATCTGAGAGCTCCATCTCCGTGAGCACCTTTTCTACCGCTTTTATCTGCTCTTCGGCATAGGGAGAAGAGCCATCAACAACATGAAGAAGTAAATGCGCCTCATAGAGCTCTTCGAGTGTCGCTCGAAAGGCATTACGCAATTCCTCTGGGAGCGAACGAATGAATCCTACCGTGTCAGTAAAAATTACGGGGGAGCCGTAGGCGCCCAACAAGGACTCTTCTTCAGTTGGCGGCAATACATACCGACGCTGCGATGGCTCGAGGGTAGCAAAGAGCTTGTTTTCTGCTAATTCCGAACTATTCGTAATTGCATTAAATAGAGTAGATTTACCCGCATTGGTATACCCAACAATCGCTATTAATGGGAGGGGCACCCCTTTCCTTTTTTGGCGACGAAGCTCTCTCTGGCTTTGCAATTTATCAATACGCTTCTCCAAATCCCGAATTCGATCGCGGGCCCTTCGCCGGGAAATTTCAAGCTTTGTCTCTCCAGGTCCGCGTCCCCCAATTCCACCTGTTAAGCGTGATAAGCCAGCGTCTTTTTCAACAAGTCTTGGCAAGTTATACTTTAGTTGCGCAAGCTCGACCTGCAATCTTCCGTCACTACTACTGGCTCGCTGCGAGAATATATCGAGAATGAGCATGCTCCGATCTAGCACTTTAAGCTCTGTTGAATTCGTAATTACACGCCACTGAAAGGGCTTGAGCTCCCCATCGAAAATTAACAGGTCAGCTTCAAGCCGAAGTGCGCGAAGAACAATCTCTTCAATCTTTCCCCGTCCTACCAACGTTCTTGGATCTGGTGTGCGTCGCTGAACCACAGAATCGACAATATTAACTCCAGCGGTTCGAGCTAGCTCTTTAAGTTCTAAAAGGGACTCTTCCCAATCCATTTTATTCTTCGGATACACTCCAATCAGAAGAGCTCGATTTTCTTCAGTGTGATGACTTGGAACGGCATCGAGCTGATCTTCGACTGATTCCATCAGTTCAAGAAAAGACTCCTCACCCTCTCGATATCGGAAGCGTTCTTCTGTGTGGTAGGGGTCTTCCTCTACTCGCAAACCTC contains:
- a CDS encoding 50S ribosomal protein L31, producing MKAEIHPEYSDTTVECGGCGNEFVIGSVAEKINIGVCSNCHPFYTGKARVLDSEGRVDQFQRKFGNFLKKREEQKAKNNQ
- a CDS encoding acyl-CoA thioesterase; translation: MSRRFEMQYEIHPEMLEAQYQHLHHADVLRVLEQARVQFLADLGLPQEELLEKDCFLVLAKSEIQFFREIKAGSLRCRVKLLAFQGESGFSVEQEIFKFPKRLAVRASFELVAMSGATRRRRPLPEELRTLLNGIED
- a CDS encoding M24 family metallopeptidase, which codes for MTNESVISKEVRARIRRVQRAMRKHHKNSALIVSSGIPKQRSRDLVYSFSQEENFFYLTCSQITDSSLIVFSDERKSLLITPEISKEKILWDGKGEAPERIARRTGARLVFSQSTLSEVRKALHSQVDWLFYPNEMGQDGYSMARELLATPSHHRKSAPIVLAHLDTILEPLRLQKSAFEISRTKSAVQTAWEGLKAVRSLIKPGASEESIALSLRHAIERQNSAESFPSIVASGPNAAVLHHSPSSRTLRDGEYLTIDFGAIADGYASDVTRVFSIGDKLPPTPHREALQLLTETQQQMVSRIRPGRVWKDLQDETEELLLKGLLDIGLLKGSLPKLRKARAIRKFFPHSLGHSLGLAVHDVGALRSTGDAKLLPGMIVTVEPGIYLQQGTKKVPAFGMRIEDDILVTKKGATNLTRMIPKE
- the hflX gene encoding GTPase HflX, translating into MKLEGYLRGLSPSQVREVERLFRRSVEPTEIVSLQLGREIDQVARSLGRMIGVVVSREGRIEKVIVGTREILYLPDLGRYRLGKGRLRRLRLIFSSLSKGSSPAQIPTDIYTDLEKLRLDAVVSVRENGTDLSVTYAHLIGGLRVEEDPYHTEERFRYREGEESFLELMESVEDQLDAVPSHHTEENRALLIGVYPKNKMDWEESLLELKELARTAGVNIVDSVVQRRTPDPRTLVGRGKIEEIVLRALRLEADLLIFDGELKPFQWRVITNSTELKVLDRSMLILDIFSQRASSSDGRLQVELAQLKYNLPRLVEKDAGLSRLTGGIGGRGPGETKLEISRRRARDRIRDLEKRIDKLQSQRELRRQKRKGVPLPLIAIVGYTNAGKSTLFNAITNSSELAENKLFATLEPSQRRYVLPPTEEESLLGAYGSPVIFTDTVGFIRSLPEELRNAFRATLEELYEAHLLLHVVDGSSPYAEEQIKAVEKVLTEMELSDVPRLLVRNKCDVVSSGQGVLLGEDAGAISISARTGKGLDSLITAIRGELSSIVPTTHDYGASARWND
- a CDS encoding TlpA family protein disulfide reductase translates to MVRALKSFRVPSILGKESVVRTPRYYGVLPSGCRSAAIPVLVLRFSLLFASFVLVLGCNSLKDTSLAPGSYAPHLELNTLDGEAVTLEKFRGKIVVLNFLASWCKPCEDEMPSLLQLQSKLGDRVQVVAIGVEDDDSALRKFRDRNLVTFPFLHDRSGRSKQRYRLAGYPETFVLDREGKIMLVPDFDSDGSFALKFVGPRQWDSPQMLQFFSKL
- a CDS encoding SGNH/GDSL hydrolase family protein, which codes for MTQAAEDKAPITWKVFVLLSIIFPMFLLLLCEGVFRLLLFAGAFQYENKNSVQLEMPSWMVPGTTKPKTFSKQEIEWMANFQSGNGFRVHLVPSQTFSFVDTFSWKEGAKPRFTVKSNNHGFRGDDFSLKKQADSIRIVAFGDSSTFGWGVSDDETYLARLLAEIRKHYPQHDFELINFAMPGDSSEFGKLIFDTYIDQLSPDIAIFGFGANDARLATLPHRKAVSFFQKQGALQRVRSMLLRNSRLIQAISTFLSTLSENSEGSVSLPGEKGPAVSIKEYRENLRYFHRRSAQAGASAIFFVAACTPPSYQKAMRKVAEKQGAMYIPAQVLLRQSIPEIQAGRVQHPQLETIQRDYGPLLGRHPVLHVTSDACHPNALGHEIIERNLASSAISKIALMSRAKY